Proteins encoded by one window of Pseudomonas sp. PSKL.D1:
- a CDS encoding dicarboxylate/amino acid:cation symporter has translation MTTRQPLYKSLYVQVIIAITIGILLGHFYPETGVALKPLGDGFVKLIKMVIAPIIFCTVVSGIAGMQSMKSVGKTGGYALLYFEIVSTIALIIGLVVVNVVKPGAGMHIDVSTLNASSVAAYAAAGAQQTTVGFLLNIIPNTVVGAFANGDILQVLMFSVIFGFALHRLGSYGKPVLDLIDRFAHVMFNIINMIMKLAPIGAFGAMAFTIGQYGVGSLVQLGYLMACFYITCLAFILIVLGGICRAHGFSVLKLIRYIREELLIVLGTSSSESALPRMLAKMERLGAKKSVVGLVIPTGYSFNLDGTSIYLTMAAVFIAQATDTTMDITHQITLLLVLLVASKGAAGVTGSGFIVLAATLSAVGHLPVAGLALILGIDRFMSEARALTNLIGNAVATVVVAKWVKEMDNDKLASELASGGAPLADTRPTDDLGVAEGPAR, from the coding sequence ATGACGACACGTCAGCCGCTGTACAAATCCCTGTATGTCCAGGTGATCATCGCCATCACCATCGGCATCCTGCTCGGCCACTTCTACCCGGAAACCGGCGTCGCCCTCAAACCCTTGGGTGATGGCTTCGTCAAACTGATCAAGATGGTCATCGCGCCCATCATCTTCTGTACCGTGGTCAGCGGCATCGCTGGCATGCAGAGCATGAAGTCGGTCGGCAAGACCGGCGGCTACGCGCTGTTGTACTTTGAAATCGTCTCCACCATCGCCCTGATCATCGGCCTCGTGGTCGTCAACGTGGTCAAGCCGGGCGCTGGCATGCACATCGACGTCAGCACCCTGAACGCCAGCAGCGTGGCCGCCTACGCCGCCGCCGGCGCACAGCAGACCACCGTCGGCTTCCTGCTCAACATCATCCCCAACACCGTGGTAGGTGCCTTCGCCAACGGCGACATCCTGCAGGTGCTGATGTTCTCGGTGATCTTCGGCTTCGCCCTGCACCGCCTGGGCAGCTACGGCAAGCCGGTGCTGGACCTGATCGACCGCTTCGCCCATGTGATGTTCAACATCATCAACATGATCATGAAGCTCGCCCCGATCGGTGCATTCGGTGCCATGGCCTTCACCATCGGCCAGTACGGCGTGGGTTCGCTGGTACAGCTGGGCTACCTGATGGCCTGCTTCTACATCACCTGCCTGGCGTTCATCCTGATCGTGCTCGGCGGTATCTGCCGCGCTCACGGCTTCAGTGTCCTCAAGCTGATCCGCTACATCCGTGAAGAGCTGCTGATCGTGCTGGGTACTTCCTCGTCGGAATCGGCCCTGCCACGCATGCTGGCCAAGATGGAGCGCCTGGGTGCCAAGAAGTCTGTGGTTGGCCTGGTAATCCCGACCGGCTACTCGTTCAACCTGGACGGCACCTCGATCTACCTGACCATGGCCGCGGTGTTCATCGCCCAGGCCACTGACACCACCATGGACATCACCCACCAGATCACCCTGCTGCTGGTGCTGCTGGTTGCGTCCAAAGGTGCTGCCGGTGTAACCGGTTCGGGCTTCATCGTGCTGGCTGCCACCCTGTCCGCCGTTGGCCACCTGCCGGTTGCCGGCCTGGCACTGATCCTGGGTATCGACCGCTTCATGTCCGAAGCCCGCGCCCTGACCAACCTGATCGGCAACGCCGTGGCCACCGTGGTCGTGGCCAAGTGGGTCAAGGAAATGGACAACGACAAGCTGGCCTCGGAACTGGCTTCCGGTGGTGCACCGCTGGCCGATACCCGCCCGACTGATGACCTGGGTGTGGCTGAAGGCCCGGCGCGTTGA
- a CDS encoding ATP-binding protein produces the protein MIRSLRVRLMLAAAVLALLFMLALLPALQKAFSLALQESIEQRLASDVTTLISAARIEHGQLQMPELLPDERYNLPYTGLLGYIFDRDGKLVWRSRATADRNINYQPRYDGRGNEFARIHQDDNEEFFVYDVEIKLLGGQSAAYSIVALQPVREYQQTLAGLREKLYLGFGAALLALLVLLWAGLTWGLRSLRRLSRELDDVESGARDGLSTEHPRELLRLTGSLNRLLQSEREQRQRYRDSLGDLAHSLKTPLAVLQGVGESLQQRDGEREQARVLQSQIERMSQQIDYQLQRASLRKSGLVRHNVQLRPVLVSLCSTLDKVYRDKRVEVELQVPEQALVPMEQGALLELLGNLLENAYRLSLGQVRVSLLEAPGQLALCVEDDGPGVPAGQRKRILERGERLDRQHPGQGIGLAVVKDIVDSYDAELSLEDSGLGGAAFRIVFRLD, from the coding sequence GTGATCCGCTCCCTGCGGGTGCGCCTGATGCTGGCGGCGGCAGTGCTGGCGCTGCTGTTCATGCTGGCGTTGCTGCCGGCCCTGCAGAAGGCCTTCAGCCTGGCCTTGCAGGAGTCGATCGAGCAGCGCCTGGCCTCGGATGTGACCACGCTCATCTCTGCCGCGCGTATCGAGCATGGTCAGTTGCAGATGCCCGAACTGCTGCCCGACGAACGCTACAACCTGCCGTACACCGGCCTGCTGGGCTACATCTTCGACCGTGATGGCAAATTGGTGTGGCGCTCGCGTGCCACCGCCGACCGCAACATCAATTACCAGCCCCGCTATGACGGGCGCGGTAACGAGTTTGCCCGTATTCACCAAGACGACAACGAAGAGTTCTTCGTTTATGACGTCGAGATCAAACTGCTGGGCGGGCAAAGTGCGGCTTACAGCATCGTTGCCCTGCAGCCGGTGCGCGAGTACCAGCAAACCCTCGCCGGCCTGCGTGAAAAACTCTACCTCGGCTTTGGCGCCGCCTTGCTGGCCCTGCTGGTGCTGCTGTGGGCCGGGCTGACCTGGGGCCTGCGTTCGTTGCGCCGGCTCAGCCGCGAACTGGATGACGTGGAGTCAGGCGCCCGCGATGGCCTGAGCACGGAGCACCCGCGTGAACTGCTGCGCCTGACCGGCTCGCTCAACCGCTTGTTGCAGAGTGAGCGGGAGCAACGCCAGCGCTACCGGGATTCGTTGGGTGACCTGGCGCACAGCCTGAAAACACCGCTTGCCGTGCTGCAAGGCGTGGGTGAAAGCCTGCAGCAGCGCGATGGCGAGCGCGAGCAGGCGCGTGTGCTGCAAAGCCAGATCGAGCGCATGAGCCAGCAGATCGACTACCAGCTGCAGCGCGCCAGCCTGCGTAAGAGTGGCCTGGTGCGCCATAACGTGCAGTTGCGGCCTGTGCTGGTAAGCCTGTGCAGCACACTGGACAAGGTGTACCGCGACAAGCGGGTCGAGGTCGAGTTGCAGGTGCCGGAGCAGGCGCTGGTGCCGATGGAGCAGGGCGCCTTGCTGGAGCTGTTGGGTAACCTGCTTGAAAACGCCTACCGGCTGAGCTTGGGGCAGGTGCGGGTGAGCCTGCTGGAGGCGCCAGGGCAGTTGGCCCTGTGTGTCGAGGATGACGGCCCCGGTGTGCCTGCCGGCCAGCGCAAGCGGATTCTGGAGCGTGGCGAGCGGCTGGACCGCCAGCACCCGGGGCAGGGCATCGGGCTGGCGGTGGTGAAGGATATCGTTGACAGCTATGACGCCGAGCTGAGCCTGGAAGACTCCGGGCTGGGTGGCGCTGCATTTCGCATCGTTTTCCGGCTTGATTGA
- the arsC gene encoding arsenate reductase (glutaredoxin) (This arsenate reductase requires both glutathione and glutaredoxin to convert arsenate to arsenite, after which the efflux transporter formed by ArsA and ArsB can extrude the arsenite from the cell, providing resistance.) has protein sequence MTDLTLYHNPRCSKSRGALELLEARGLAPTIVRYLETPPDAATLKALLGKLGIAPRQLLRTGEEEYKTLELANPALTDAQLIDAMAQHPKLIERPILVAGDKAVIGRPPENVLEILP, from the coding sequence ATGACTGACCTGACGCTCTATCATAACCCGCGCTGCTCGAAATCCCGCGGCGCGCTGGAACTGCTCGAAGCACGCGGCCTGGCACCGACCATCGTGCGCTACCTCGAAACCCCGCCCGACGCCGCCACCCTCAAGGCCCTGCTCGGAAAGCTGGGCATCGCCCCACGCCAGTTGCTGCGCACCGGCGAAGAAGAATACAAAACCCTGGAGCTGGCCAACCCGGCCCTGACCGATGCACAACTGATCGACGCCATGGCCCAACACCCCAAGCTGATCGAACGCCCCATCCTGGTTGCAGGTGACAAGGCTGTAATCGGTCGACCACCAGAAAACGTGCTGGAGATTCTGCCGTGA
- a CDS encoding response regulator produces MKLLVVEDEALLRHHLNTRLGESGHVVQAVADAEEALYQADQYHFDLAVIDLGLPGMSGLELIGRLRSQAKTFPILILTARGNWQDKVEGLAAGADDYLVKPFQFEELEARLNALLRRSSGFTQSTIAAGPLVLDLNRKQATLDEQPLALTAYEYRILEYLMRHHQQVVAKDRLMEQLYPDDEERDPNVIEVLVGRLRRKLEGERGFKPIDTVRGLGYLFTERCR; encoded by the coding sequence ATGAAACTTCTGGTGGTCGAGGACGAAGCCCTGTTGCGGCACCACCTCAACACCCGCCTGGGCGAGAGCGGCCATGTGGTCCAGGCCGTTGCAGATGCTGAAGAAGCCCTCTACCAGGCCGACCAGTACCACTTCGACCTGGCCGTGATCGACCTGGGTCTGCCGGGCATGAGCGGCCTGGAGCTGATCGGCCGCCTGCGCAGCCAGGCCAAGACCTTCCCCATCCTCATTCTCACCGCCCGTGGCAACTGGCAAGACAAGGTAGAAGGCCTGGCCGCAGGGGCCGACGACTACCTGGTCAAACCCTTCCAGTTCGAAGAGCTCGAAGCACGCCTCAATGCCTTGTTGCGCCGCTCCAGCGGCTTTACCCAGTCGACCATTGCCGCCGGCCCGCTGGTGCTGGACCTCAACCGCAAGCAGGCGACCCTGGACGAGCAACCGCTGGCGCTGACCGCCTACGAATACCGCATCCTCGAATACCTCATGCGCCACCACCAGCAGGTGGTGGCCAAGGATCGCCTGATGGAGCAGCTGTACCCCGATGACGAGGAGCGCGACCCCAACGTCATCGAAGTGCTGGTCGGCCGCCTGCGGCGCAAGCTTGAAGGCGAGCGCGGCTTCAAGCCCATCGACACGGTGCGCGGCCTTGGTTACCTGTTCACCGAGCGCTGCCGGTGA
- a CDS encoding DUF2069 domain-containing protein, which yields MAKKPKVLPPLQWLAPRLRLTRALSLAFFFGLMALLVVNNLWFANLHGARVEVILAVELVPLLLLLPGMLKGSARAHAWTCFVVNIYFIKGVLAAFDPARAVFGWVEVVVSLGLFVSGLLFVRWKFQIERRMAGEGS from the coding sequence GTGGCTAAAAAGCCCAAGGTGTTGCCACCGCTGCAATGGCTGGCGCCGCGCCTGCGCCTGACGCGGGCGCTGAGCCTGGCCTTCTTCTTTGGCCTGATGGCACTGCTGGTGGTGAACAACCTGTGGTTCGCCAACCTGCACGGGGCTCGGGTCGAGGTGATCCTTGCTGTCGAACTGGTGCCGCTGCTGTTGCTGCTGCCGGGCATGCTCAAAGGCAGTGCCCGGGCGCATGCCTGGACCTGCTTTGTGGTGAATATCTATTTCATCAAGGGTGTGCTGGCAGCGTTTGACCCGGCGCGGGCGGTGTTTGGCTGGGTTGAAGTGGTGGTGAGCCTGGGGCTGTTTGTCAGCGGGTTGCTGTTTGTACGCTGGAAGTTTCAGATTGAACGGCGCATGGCGGGCGAAGGGAGCTGA
- a CDS encoding Yip1 family protein has protein sequence MIHHVVGLFTHPDQEWREIRGEEESISHMYLTHTLILAAIPAISAFIGTTQVGWVIGNRPAVMLTMESALWMSIMSYLAMLAGVAVMGAFIHWMARTYDATPSMAQCIAFATYTATPLFIGGLAALYPHLWLGMLIGTAAICYTVYLLYVGLPTFMNIPSDEGFLFSSSVLAVGLVVLVAIMAATVIIWGLGVGPVYTN, from the coding sequence ATGATTCATCACGTTGTAGGGTTGTTTACCCATCCGGACCAGGAGTGGCGTGAGATCCGCGGGGAAGAAGAAAGCATCAGCCACATGTACCTGACCCACACGCTGATCCTGGCGGCAATCCCCGCCATATCGGCCTTCATCGGCACCACCCAGGTCGGCTGGGTGATCGGCAACCGGCCAGCCGTGATGCTGACCATGGAAAGCGCGTTATGGATGAGCATCATGTCTTACCTGGCGATGCTTGCCGGGGTGGCCGTGATGGGGGCATTCATTCACTGGATGGCCCGCACCTACGATGCCACGCCATCCATGGCCCAGTGCATCGCCTTTGCCACCTATACCGCTACCCCGCTGTTCATCGGCGGCCTGGCGGCGCTGTATCCGCACCTGTGGCTGGGCATGCTGATCGGCACGGCAGCCATCTGTTACACCGTTTACCTGTTGTATGTCGGCTTGCCGACGTTCATGAACATTCCATCGGATGAGGGCTTCCTGTTTTCCAGCTCGGTGCTGGCGGTGGGCCTTGTGGTGCTGGTGGCGATCATGGCGGCTACCGTGATCATCTGGGGCCTGGGCGTGGGGCCCGTGTATACCAACTAG
- a CDS encoding TlpA disulfide reductase family protein: protein MARRLAAVLAITASLLLGGCGADYGVDQHGNTVKAEQIDGHWLVLNYWAEWCGPCRTEIPELNAAAKQWAADGIKVVGVNFDGLQGPDLKQAADTLGIGFTVLAQDPAERYELPRSEALPVTYIIDDKGKVREQLMGEQTLEGLQAKIKALKGA, encoded by the coding sequence ATGGCAAGGCGTTTGGCAGCAGTACTGGCCATCACCGCGAGCCTGTTGCTCGGTGGTTGCGGTGCCGACTACGGCGTGGACCAACACGGCAATACAGTAAAGGCCGAACAGATCGATGGGCACTGGCTGGTGCTCAACTACTGGGCTGAATGGTGCGGCCCGTGCCGTACAGAAATTCCGGAGCTCAACGCTGCCGCAAAGCAGTGGGCGGCGGATGGCATCAAGGTGGTCGGGGTGAACTTCGACGGCCTGCAAGGGCCAGACCTGAAACAGGCGGCCGACACACTGGGCATCGGCTTCACCGTGCTGGCCCAGGACCCGGCGGAGCGTTACGAGCTGCCGCGCAGCGAGGCCTTGCCAGTAACCTACATCATCGATGACAAGGGCAAGGTGCGTGAGCAGTTGATGGGCGAGCAGACCCTGGAAGGGTTGCAGGCCAAGATCAAGGCCTTGAAAGGGGCTTGA
- a CDS encoding SprT family zinc-dependent metalloprotease: MPELLKQRVETCYQQAEAFFKRPFPRPEVSFKLRGQKAGVAHLHENLLRFNLQLYRENQEDFLRQTVAHEVAHLVAHQLFGDRIQAHGEEWQLIMRGVYELPPNRCHNYEVQRRVVTRYIYRCPCPEGDFPFTAQRHKLVRQGRRYLCRRCREILVYSGETRVE, encoded by the coding sequence ATGCCCGAGCTGCTCAAACAACGCGTCGAAACCTGTTACCAGCAAGCCGAAGCCTTCTTCAAACGCCCCTTCCCACGCCCTGAGGTCAGCTTCAAGCTGCGCGGCCAGAAGGCTGGTGTCGCCCACCTGCACGAAAACCTGCTGCGCTTCAACCTGCAGCTGTACCGCGAAAACCAGGAAGACTTCCTGCGCCAGACCGTGGCCCACGAGGTGGCGCATTTGGTTGCGCATCAGCTGTTCGGCGACCGGATTCAGGCACATGGCGAGGAATGGCAGTTGATCATGCGCGGCGTGTACGAGCTGCCGCCCAACCGTTGCCACAATTATGAGGTGCAACGGCGGGTGGTGACGCGCTACATCTACCGGTGCCCGTGCCCTGAGGGGGATTTCCCGTTTACTGCGCAGCGGCACAAGCTGGTAAGGCAGGGGCGGCGGTATTTGTGCCGGCGGTGTCGGGAGATTCTGGTGTACAGCGGGGAGACGCGCGTCGAATGA
- a CDS encoding dienelactone hydrolase family protein yields the protein MRALLAVTLMCSAALAQAAVQTREIPYQDAEGKRYVGYYAYDDAIEGKRPGIVVVHEWWGLNDYAKRRARDLAALGYNALAIDMYGDGKKTEHPAEAQAFMAEAMKDPKEAIERFDAGLELLKKQPNINKHQIAAVGYCFGGKVVLDAARRGEKLDGVVSFHGALATQTPAKPGVIRAKILVEHGEADSMVTPEQVTAFKAEMDAVKADYKFVGIPGAKHGFTNPDADRLSHGEHGGPDIGYSKAADESSWADMQAFLKSAFD from the coding sequence ATGCGTGCCCTGCTGGCTGTGACCCTGATGTGCAGCGCCGCTCTTGCCCAGGCGGCCGTACAAACCCGCGAAATCCCTTACCAGGACGCTGAGGGCAAGCGTTATGTCGGCTATTACGCCTATGACGATGCGATCGAGGGCAAGCGCCCTGGCATCGTGGTGGTACACGAGTGGTGGGGGCTGAACGACTACGCCAAGCGCCGCGCCCGCGACCTGGCGGCCCTGGGCTACAACGCGCTGGCCATCGACATGTATGGCGATGGCAAGAAAACCGAGCACCCGGCAGAGGCCCAGGCCTTCATGGCCGAAGCGATGAAAGACCCGAAAGAAGCGATCGAGCGCTTTGACGCGGGGCTGGAATTGCTCAAGAAACAGCCAAACATCAACAAGCACCAGATCGCTGCCGTGGGCTACTGCTTTGGCGGCAAGGTGGTGCTCGATGCGGCGCGCCGGGGTGAAAAGCTTGATGGGGTGGTGAGCTTCCATGGTGCTTTGGCTACCCAGACACCGGCCAAACCGGGCGTGATCCGCGCGAAGATCCTGGTGGAGCATGGCGAGGCTGACAGCATGGTCACGCCGGAGCAGGTGACGGCGTTCAAGGCGGAAATGGATGCAGTGAAGGCCGACTACAAGTTCGTCGGGATTCCCGGTGCCAAGCATGGGTTTACCAACCCGGATGCCGATCGGCTGAGCCATGGCGAACATGGCGGGCCGGATATCGGGTATAGCAAGGCGGCGGATGAGAGTTCGTGGGCGGATATGCAGGCTTTTTTGAAGTCGGCGTTTGACTGA
- the ttcA gene encoding tRNA 2-thiocytidine(32) synthetase TtcA, whose product MGTLSVNQNKLQKRLRRLAGEAITDYNMIEDGDKVMVCLSGGKDSYTMLDVLLHLQKVAPIKFDIVAVNMDQKQPGFPEHVLPAYLKELGVEYHIVEKDTYSVVKELVPEGKTTCSLCSRLRRGTLYTFADEIGATKMALGHHRDDIVETFFLNMFFNGALKGMPPKLRADDGRNVVIRPLAYCSEKDIQAYSDMKEFPIIPCNLCGSQENLQRQVVKDMLVEWERKHPGRTESIFRAMQNVAPSQLADRNLFDFTSLKIDENATPRFLDVVNI is encoded by the coding sequence ATGGGCACCCTCTCGGTCAACCAGAACAAACTGCAAAAACGCCTGCGTCGCCTCGCCGGCGAAGCCATCACCGACTACAACATGATCGAGGATGGCGACAAGGTCATGGTCTGCCTGTCCGGCGGCAAGGACAGCTACACCATGCTCGACGTTCTGTTGCACCTGCAGAAGGTGGCGCCGATCAAGTTCGACATCGTCGCGGTCAACATGGACCAGAAGCAACCCGGCTTCCCCGAGCACGTGCTGCCGGCCTACCTCAAGGAGCTGGGCGTCGAGTACCACATCGTCGAGAAGGACACCTACTCGGTGGTCAAAGAGCTGGTGCCCGAGGGCAAAACCACCTGCTCGCTGTGCTCGCGCCTGCGCCGTGGCACCCTGTACACCTTCGCCGATGAAATCGGCGCCACCAAGATGGCCCTGGGGCACCACCGCGACGACATCGTCGAAACCTTCTTCCTCAACATGTTCTTCAACGGCGCCCTCAAGGGCATGCCGCCGAAGCTGCGCGCCGACGACGGCCGCAACGTGGTGATCCGCCCGCTGGCCTACTGCAGCGAGAAAGACATCCAGGCCTATTCGGACATGAAGGAATTCCCGATCATCCCATGCAACCTGTGCGGCTCGCAGGAAAACCTGCAACGCCAGGTGGTCAAGGACATGCTGGTGGAGTGGGAGCGCAAGCACCCGGGCCGTACCGAGAGCATCTTCCGCGCCATGCAGAACGTTGCCCCGTCGCAACTGGCCGACCGCAACCTGTTCGACTTCACCAGCCTGAAAATCGACGAAAACGCCACCCCGCGCTTCCTCGACGTGGTGAATATCTGA
- the wrbA gene encoding NAD(P)H:quinone oxidoreductase, producing MSAPYILVLYYSRHGSTSEMARHIARGIELAGMEARLRTVPAISTECEAVAPDIPASGALYATLDDLRHCAGLVLGSPTRFGNMAAPLKYFLDGTSSLWLGGELVGKPAGVFTSTASLHGGQETTLLSMMLPLMHHGMLVMGLPYSESALLETRGGGTPYGASHHAGADGKRELDQHEIALCRALGQRLATTAKALEGARG from the coding sequence GTGAGTGCGCCGTACATCCTGGTGCTGTATTACAGCCGCCACGGCTCCACCAGCGAGATGGCCCGGCACATTGCCCGCGGCATCGAGCTGGCCGGCATGGAAGCGCGCCTGCGCACGGTGCCGGCGATTTCCACCGAGTGCGAAGCGGTGGCCCCGGACATCCCGGCCAGCGGCGCGCTCTACGCCACCCTGGACGACCTGCGCCACTGCGCCGGCCTGGTGCTGGGCAGCCCGACCCGCTTCGGCAACATGGCGGCGCCGCTGAAGTACTTCCTGGATGGCACCAGCAGCCTGTGGCTGGGCGGTGAACTGGTCGGCAAACCGGCTGGCGTGTTCACTTCTACCGCCAGCCTGCACGGCGGCCAGGAAACCACCCTGCTGTCGATGATGCTGCCGCTGATGCACCACGGCATGCTGGTGATGGGCCTGCCGTACAGCGAATCGGCGCTGCTCGAAACCCGTGGCGGCGGCACCCCTTATGGCGCCAGCCACCATGCCGGTGCCGATGGCAAGCGCGAGCTCGATCAACACGAGATTGCCCTGTGCCGCGCCCTTGGCCAACGCCTGGCGACGACGGCCAAGGCCCTGGAGGGCGCGCGTGGCTAA
- a CDS encoding DNA-3-methyladenine glycosylase I, giving the protein MRDYQWLHEYCLNRFGSEQALEAFLPQPRTPAQLRGISDDRYLSTLALRVFRAGLKHSLVDAKWPAFEQVFFGFDPEKVVLMGAEHLERLMHDERIIRHLGKLKSVPRNAQLILDIAKEKGSFGAFIADWPVTDIVVLWKYLAKHGNQLGGLSAPRFLRMVGKDTFIPTDDMAAALIAQKIIDKPPTSQRDLALVQQAFNQWHAESGRPLCQLSVMLAHTVNH; this is encoded by the coding sequence ATGCGCGATTACCAGTGGCTGCACGAATACTGCCTGAACCGCTTCGGCTCTGAACAAGCGCTGGAAGCGTTTTTGCCGCAACCGCGCACGCCGGCGCAGCTGCGCGGCATCAGCGATGACCGCTACCTGTCGACCCTGGCCCTGCGTGTGTTCCGTGCCGGGCTCAAGCACAGCCTGGTGGATGCCAAGTGGCCGGCGTTCGAGCAGGTGTTCTTTGGCTTTGACCCGGAAAAGGTCGTGCTGATGGGCGCCGAGCACCTGGAGCGGTTGATGCACGACGAGCGCATCATCCGCCACCTGGGCAAGCTCAAGAGCGTGCCGCGCAATGCGCAGCTGATTCTGGATATCGCGAAGGAAAAGGGCAGCTTCGGCGCGTTCATCGCCGACTGGCCGGTGACCGATATCGTCGTGTTGTGGAAGTACCTGGCCAAGCATGGCAACCAGCTGGGCGGGCTGTCGGCGCCGCGGTTCTTGCGCATGGTTGGCAAGGATACGTTCATTCCGACCGATGACATGGCAGCGGCACTGATTGCCCAGAAGATCATCGACAAGCCGCCGACCAGCCAGCGTGACCTGGCGTTGGTGCAGCAGGCGTTCAACCAGTGGCATGCCGAGAGTGGTCGGCCGCTGTGCCAGTTGTCGGTGATGCTGGCGCATACCGTTAACCATTGA
- a CDS encoding 2-hydroxyacid dehydrogenase, translated as MRTLLFSSQHYDQESFTRACANSPLDLHFQPARLTLDTAPLADGFEVVCAFINDELDAAVLERLAAGGTRLIALRSAGYNHVDLAAAQRQGMAVVRVPAYSPHAVAEHAVALILALNRRLHRAYNRTREGDFTLHGLTGFDLHGKTVGVVGTGQIGAAFARIMAGFGCQLLAYDPYPNPDLLALGARYLDLPDLLREARIISLHCPLTEHTRHLINAQSLAQLQPGAMLINTGRGALVDTPALIDALKSGQLGYLGLDVYEEEAQLFFEDRSDLPLQDDVLARLLTFPNVIITAHQAFLTREALDAIAATTLDNIIRWAAGKPQNQVSG; from the coding sequence ATGCGTACCCTGTTGTTCAGCAGCCAGCACTACGATCAGGAAAGCTTCACCCGGGCCTGCGCGAACTCACCGCTGGACCTGCACTTCCAGCCCGCCCGCCTGACCCTCGACACCGCCCCCCTGGCCGATGGCTTCGAGGTGGTCTGCGCGTTCATCAACGACGAACTCGACGCCGCCGTACTGGAGCGCCTGGCCGCTGGCGGCACGCGCCTGATCGCGCTGCGCTCGGCCGGCTACAACCATGTCGACCTTGCCGCCGCCCAACGCCAGGGCATGGCCGTGGTACGCGTGCCGGCGTATTCGCCACACGCCGTTGCCGAGCATGCCGTGGCATTGATCCTGGCCCTGAACCGGCGCCTGCACCGGGCCTACAACCGCACCCGCGAAGGCGACTTCACCCTGCACGGCCTGACCGGCTTCGACCTGCATGGCAAAACCGTCGGCGTGGTCGGCACCGGCCAGATAGGCGCGGCATTTGCCCGAATCATGGCCGGCTTCGGCTGCCAGTTGCTGGCCTATGACCCCTACCCCAACCCGGATCTGCTGGCACTCGGCGCACGCTACCTGGACCTGCCCGACCTGCTGCGCGAAGCGCGGATCATCAGCCTCCACTGCCCGCTGACCGAGCACACCAGGCACCTGATCAACGCGCAAAGCCTGGCCCAGTTGCAACCCGGCGCCATGCTCATCAATACCGGCCGCGGCGCGCTGGTCGACACCCCTGCACTGATTGACGCGCTCAAAAGCGGCCAGCTGGGCTACCTGGGCCTGGACGTGTATGAAGAAGAAGCGCAGCTGTTCTTTGAAGACCGCTCCGACCTGCCACTGCAGGATGACGTGCTGGCCAGGTTGCTCACCTTCCCCAACGTGATCATCACCGCGCACCAGGCGTTTCTCACCCGCGAGGCGCTGGACGCCATCGCCGCCACCACGCTGGACAACATCATCCGCTGGGCGGCAGGTAAACCGCAGAATCAGGTCTCGGGTTAG
- a CDS encoding META domain-containing protein, which translates to MKHVLTGALIATGLLGCASEPSKLQQERSYVLEWIGERPLMDYSHLTLTLASDGRAYGNAGCNHWFAPYTLDGEHLSFGKVGKTRKLCAPAVMEQEKRFLQALETVQRWDVSPIEQMRFWPAEGKPLRFWPEEG; encoded by the coding sequence GTGAAGCATGTGTTGACTGGCGCGCTGATTGCAACCGGCCTGCTTGGCTGCGCCAGCGAACCTTCCAAGCTGCAGCAAGAGCGCAGCTACGTGCTGGAATGGATCGGCGAGCGCCCGCTGATGGACTACAGCCACCTGACCCTGACCTTGGCCAGTGATGGCCGGGCGTACGGCAATGCGGGCTGCAACCACTGGTTTGCGCCGTATACGCTGGATGGCGAGCACTTGAGCTTCGGCAAGGTCGGCAAAACCCGCAAGCTGTGTGCACCAGCGGTAATGGAGCAGGAAAAGCGCTTCCTGCAGGCGCTGGAAACGGTGCAGCGGTGGGATGTGTCGCCTATCGAGCAGATGCGTTTCTGGCCGGCTGAAGGCAAGCCGTTGCGGTTCTGGCCTGAGGAAGGCTGA